The Camelus bactrianus isolate YW-2024 breed Bactrian camel chromosome 12, ASM4877302v1, whole genome shotgun sequence genome includes a window with the following:
- the TRABD gene encoding traB domain-containing protein isoform X1 — protein sequence MDEQEDQPPREADPEPVVTSGGSEVVPRVLPGEPQNLSDVDAFKLLLEMKLKRRRARPSLPRTVTELVAEDGSRVYVVGTAHFSDDSKKDVVKTIREVQPDVVVVELCQYRVSMLKMDERTLLREAKELSLEKLQQAVRQNGVMSGLMQMLLLKVSAHITEQLGMAPGGEFREAFKEASKVPFCKFHLGDRPIPVTFKRAIAALSFWQKVKLAWGLCFLSDPISKDDVERCKQKDLLEQMMAEMIGEFPDLHRTIVSERDVYLTYMLRQAARRLELPRASDAEPRKCVPSVVVGVVGMGHVPGIEKNWTTDLNIQEIMTTACRRRPRSGRTSRKDRGSHHTREDRHSCSGVTAKGLLGATRRGGPVPASPALPQPTRIKNYLTV from the exons ATGGACGAGCAGGAGGACCAGCCACCCCGCGAG GCTGACCCAGAACCCGTCGTGACATCAGGGGGTTCGGAGGTGGTGCCCAGGGTGCTTCCTGGAGAGCCCCAGAACCTGT CCGACGTGGATGCCTTCAAGCTGCTCCTGGAGATGAAGCTGAAGAGGAGGCGCGCGCGGCCCAGCCTGCCACGTACGGTGACCGAGCTGGTGGCCGAGGATGGGAGCAGGGTGTACGTGGTGGGCACGGCCCACTTCAGCGATGACAGCAAGAAGGACGTGGTGAAG ACTATCCGGGAGGTGCAGCCTGACGTGGTGGTGGTGGAGCTCTGCCAGTACCGTGTGTCCATGCTGAAGATGGACGAGCGCACGCTGCTGCGGGAGGCCAAGGAGCTCAGCCTGGAGAAGCTGCAGCAggccgtgaggcag AACGGGGTCATGTCTGGACTCATGCAGATGCTTCTGCTGAAGGTGTCAGCCCACATCACTGAGCAGCTGGGCATGGCCCCTGGCGGCGAGTTCAGGGAGGCTTTCAAGGAG GCCAGCAAGGTGCCTTTCTGCAAGTTCCATCTGGGCGATCGGCCCATCCCTGTCACCTTCAAGAGGGCCATTGCCGCGCTCTCCTTCTGGCAGAAGGTCAAGCTGGCCTGGGGCCTGTGTTTCCTGTCGGACCCGATCAG caagGATGATGTGGAGCGGTGTAAGCAGAAGGACCTGCTGGAGCAGATGATGGCGGAGATGATCGGCGAGTTTCCGGACCTGCACCGCACCATCGTCTCCGAGCGTGACGTCTACCTGACCTACATGCTGAGGCAGGCCGCCCGCCGCCTGGAGCTGCCGCGCGCCTCCGATG CCGAGCCCAGGAAGTGCGTCCCCTCCGTGGTGGTGGGTGTTGTGGGCATGGGCCACGTCCCCGGCATCGAGAAAAACTGGACCACTGACCTCAACATCCAGGAGATCATGAC TACTGCCTGCAGAAGGCGTCCGAGGTCTGGCCGCACAAGTAGGAAGGACAGAGGGAGCCACCACACCCGAGAGGACCGCCACAGTTGCTCCGGTGTTACAGCCAAGGGGCTCCTGGGTGCCACCCGCCGTGGGGGTCCAGTCCCAGCCTCGCCTGCCCTCCCTCAACCCACCCGAATAAAGAATTATTTAACCGTCTGA
- the TRABD gene encoding traB domain-containing protein isoform X3, whose product MDEQEDQPPREADPEPVVTSGGSEVVPRVLPGEPQNLSDVDAFKLLLEMKLKRRRARPSLPRTVTELVAEDGSRVYVVGTAHFSDDSKKDVVKTIREVQPDVVVVELCQYRVSMLKMDERTLLREAKELSLEKLQQAVRQNGVMSGLMQMLLLKVSAHITEQLGMAPGGEFREAFKEASKVPFCKFHLGDRPIPVTFKRAIAALSFWQKVKLAWGLCFLSDPISKDDVERCKQKDLLEQMMAEMIGEFPDLHRTIVSERDVYLTYMLRQAARRLELPRASDAEPRKCVPSVVVGVVGMGHVPGIEKNWTTDLNIQEIMTVSRLALKAAFLGLLGYGLYWMGRRATSLVLSLPAAQYCLQKASEVWPHK is encoded by the exons ATGGACGAGCAGGAGGACCAGCCACCCCGCGAG GCTGACCCAGAACCCGTCGTGACATCAGGGGGTTCGGAGGTGGTGCCCAGGGTGCTTCCTGGAGAGCCCCAGAACCTGT CCGACGTGGATGCCTTCAAGCTGCTCCTGGAGATGAAGCTGAAGAGGAGGCGCGCGCGGCCCAGCCTGCCACGTACGGTGACCGAGCTGGTGGCCGAGGATGGGAGCAGGGTGTACGTGGTGGGCACGGCCCACTTCAGCGATGACAGCAAGAAGGACGTGGTGAAG ACTATCCGGGAGGTGCAGCCTGACGTGGTGGTGGTGGAGCTCTGCCAGTACCGTGTGTCCATGCTGAAGATGGACGAGCGCACGCTGCTGCGGGAGGCCAAGGAGCTCAGCCTGGAGAAGCTGCAGCAggccgtgaggcag AACGGGGTCATGTCTGGACTCATGCAGATGCTTCTGCTGAAGGTGTCAGCCCACATCACTGAGCAGCTGGGCATGGCCCCTGGCGGCGAGTTCAGGGAGGCTTTCAAGGAG GCCAGCAAGGTGCCTTTCTGCAAGTTCCATCTGGGCGATCGGCCCATCCCTGTCACCTTCAAGAGGGCCATTGCCGCGCTCTCCTTCTGGCAGAAGGTCAAGCTGGCCTGGGGCCTGTGTTTCCTGTCGGACCCGATCAG caagGATGATGTGGAGCGGTGTAAGCAGAAGGACCTGCTGGAGCAGATGATGGCGGAGATGATCGGCGAGTTTCCGGACCTGCACCGCACCATCGTCTCCGAGCGTGACGTCTACCTGACCTACATGCTGAGGCAGGCCGCCCGCCGCCTGGAGCTGCCGCGCGCCTCCGATG CCGAGCCCAGGAAGTGCGTCCCCTCCGTGGTGGTGGGTGTTGTGGGCATGGGCCACGTCCCCGGCATCGAGAAAAACTGGACCACTGACCTCAACATCCAGGAGATCATGAC AGTGTCCCGCCTGGCCCTGAAGGCTGCCTTCTTGGGCCTCCTGGGCTACGGCCTGTATTGGATGGGGCGCCGCGCCACCAGCCTGGTCCTGTCTCTGCCCGCCGCCCAGTACTGCCTGCAGAAGGCGTCCGAGGTCTGGCCGCACAAGTAG
- the TRABD gene encoding traB domain-containing protein isoform X4, with product MDEQEDQPPREADPEPVVTSGGSEVVPRVLPGEPQNLSDVDAFKLLLEMKLKRRRARPSLPRTVTELVAEDGSRVYVVGTAHFSDDSKKDVVKNGVMSGLMQMLLLKVSAHITEQLGMAPGGEFREAFKEASKVPFCKFHLGDRPIPVTFKRAIAALSFWQKVKLAWGLCFLSDPISKDDVERCKQKDLLEQMMAEMIGEFPDLHRTIVSERDVYLTYMLRQAARRLELPRASDAEPRKCVPSVVVGVVGMGHVPGIEKNWTTDLNIQEIMTTACRRRPRSGRTSRKDRGSHHTREDRHSCSGVTAKGLLGATRRGGPVPASPALPQPTRIKNYLTV from the exons ATGGACGAGCAGGAGGACCAGCCACCCCGCGAG GCTGACCCAGAACCCGTCGTGACATCAGGGGGTTCGGAGGTGGTGCCCAGGGTGCTTCCTGGAGAGCCCCAGAACCTGT CCGACGTGGATGCCTTCAAGCTGCTCCTGGAGATGAAGCTGAAGAGGAGGCGCGCGCGGCCCAGCCTGCCACGTACGGTGACCGAGCTGGTGGCCGAGGATGGGAGCAGGGTGTACGTGGTGGGCACGGCCCACTTCAGCGATGACAGCAAGAAGGACGTGGTGAAG AACGGGGTCATGTCTGGACTCATGCAGATGCTTCTGCTGAAGGTGTCAGCCCACATCACTGAGCAGCTGGGCATGGCCCCTGGCGGCGAGTTCAGGGAGGCTTTCAAGGAG GCCAGCAAGGTGCCTTTCTGCAAGTTCCATCTGGGCGATCGGCCCATCCCTGTCACCTTCAAGAGGGCCATTGCCGCGCTCTCCTTCTGGCAGAAGGTCAAGCTGGCCTGGGGCCTGTGTTTCCTGTCGGACCCGATCAG caagGATGATGTGGAGCGGTGTAAGCAGAAGGACCTGCTGGAGCAGATGATGGCGGAGATGATCGGCGAGTTTCCGGACCTGCACCGCACCATCGTCTCCGAGCGTGACGTCTACCTGACCTACATGCTGAGGCAGGCCGCCCGCCGCCTGGAGCTGCCGCGCGCCTCCGATG CCGAGCCCAGGAAGTGCGTCCCCTCCGTGGTGGTGGGTGTTGTGGGCATGGGCCACGTCCCCGGCATCGAGAAAAACTGGACCACTGACCTCAACATCCAGGAGATCATGAC TACTGCCTGCAGAAGGCGTCCGAGGTCTGGCCGCACAAGTAGGAAGGACAGAGGGAGCCACCACACCCGAGAGGACCGCCACAGTTGCTCCGGTGTTACAGCCAAGGGGCTCCTGGGTGCCACCCGCCGTGGGGGTCCAGTCCCAGCCTCGCCTGCCCTCCCTCAACCCACCCGAATAAAGAATTATTTAACCGTCTGA
- the TRABD gene encoding traB domain-containing protein isoform X2 — MDEQEDQPPREADPEPVVTSGGSEVVPRVLPGEPQNLSDVDAFKLLLEMKLKRRRARPSLPRTVTELVAEDGSRVYVVGTAHFSDDSKKDVVKTIREVQPDVVVVELCQYRVSMLKMDERTLLREAKELSLEKLQQAVRQNGVMSGLMQMLLLKVSAHITEQLGMAPGGEFREAFKEASKVPFCKFHLGDRPIPVTFKRAIAALSFWQKVKLAWGLCFLSDPISKDDVERCKQKDLLEQMMAEMIGEFPDLHRTIVSERDVYLTYMLRQAARRLELPRASDAEPRKCVPSVVVGVVGMGHVPGIEKNWTTDLNIQEIMTVPPPSVSGRVSRLALKAAFLGLLGYGLYWMGRRATSLVLSLPAAQYCLQKASEVWPHK; from the exons ATGGACGAGCAGGAGGACCAGCCACCCCGCGAG GCTGACCCAGAACCCGTCGTGACATCAGGGGGTTCGGAGGTGGTGCCCAGGGTGCTTCCTGGAGAGCCCCAGAACCTGT CCGACGTGGATGCCTTCAAGCTGCTCCTGGAGATGAAGCTGAAGAGGAGGCGCGCGCGGCCCAGCCTGCCACGTACGGTGACCGAGCTGGTGGCCGAGGATGGGAGCAGGGTGTACGTGGTGGGCACGGCCCACTTCAGCGATGACAGCAAGAAGGACGTGGTGAAG ACTATCCGGGAGGTGCAGCCTGACGTGGTGGTGGTGGAGCTCTGCCAGTACCGTGTGTCCATGCTGAAGATGGACGAGCGCACGCTGCTGCGGGAGGCCAAGGAGCTCAGCCTGGAGAAGCTGCAGCAggccgtgaggcag AACGGGGTCATGTCTGGACTCATGCAGATGCTTCTGCTGAAGGTGTCAGCCCACATCACTGAGCAGCTGGGCATGGCCCCTGGCGGCGAGTTCAGGGAGGCTTTCAAGGAG GCCAGCAAGGTGCCTTTCTGCAAGTTCCATCTGGGCGATCGGCCCATCCCTGTCACCTTCAAGAGGGCCATTGCCGCGCTCTCCTTCTGGCAGAAGGTCAAGCTGGCCTGGGGCCTGTGTTTCCTGTCGGACCCGATCAG caagGATGATGTGGAGCGGTGTAAGCAGAAGGACCTGCTGGAGCAGATGATGGCGGAGATGATCGGCGAGTTTCCGGACCTGCACCGCACCATCGTCTCCGAGCGTGACGTCTACCTGACCTACATGCTGAGGCAGGCCGCCCGCCGCCTGGAGCTGCCGCGCGCCTCCGATG CCGAGCCCAGGAAGTGCGTCCCCTCCGTGGTGGTGGGTGTTGTGGGCATGGGCCACGTCCCCGGCATCGAGAAAAACTGGACCACTGACCTCAACATCCAGGAGATCATGAC cgtGCCCCCGCCGTCCGTCTCCGGCAGAGTGTCCCGCCTGGCCCTGAAGGCTGCCTTCTTGGGCCTCCTGGGCTACGGCCTGTATTGGATGGGGCGCCGCGCCACCAGCCTGGTCCTGTCTCTGCCCGCCGCCCAGTACTGCCTGCAGAAGGCGTCCGAGGTCTGGCCGCACAAGTAG
- the PANX2 gene encoding pannexin-2, with amino-acid sequence MHHLLEQSADMATALLAGEKLRELILPGAQDDKAGALAALLLQLKLELPFDRVVTIGTVLVPILLVTLVFTKNFAEEPIYCYTPHNFTRDQALYARGYCWTELRDALPGVDASLWPSLFEHKLLPYSLLAFAAIMYVPALGWEFLASTRLTSELNFLLQEIDNCYHRAAEGRAPKIEKQIQSKGPGITERERREIIENAEKEKSPEQNLFEKYLERRGRSNFLAKLYLARHLLILLLSVAPISYLCTYYATQKQNEFTCALGAAPGGGGPAVRVSCKLPSVQLQRIVAGVDIVLLCSMNLIILVNLIHLFIFRKSNFIFDKLHKVGIKTRRQWRRSQFCDINILAMFCNENRDHIKSLNRLDFITNESDLMYDNVVRQLLAALAQSNHDATPTVRDAGVQTVDPSANPAEPDGAAEPPVVKRPRKKMKWIPSSNPLPQPFKEPLAIMRVENSKAEKPKPVRRKTATDTLIAPLLDAGARAAHHYKGGGGDAGSAPDKKHARHFSLDVHPYVLGTKKAKPEAVPAALPASRSQDGGFLSQAEECALGLTAAPTADAPLPEKEILFPAEPALAALPSGGPFHVCSPPAAPATAPLSPASLSKADPLAILSRNATHPLLHISTLYEAREEEDGAPRAPPDVGGLITIPPPQQILIATFDEPRTVVSTVEF; translated from the exons aTGCACCACCTCCTGGAGCAGTCTGCGGACATGGCGACGGCGCTGCTGGCCGGCGAGAAGCTGCGCGAGCTGATCCTGCCGGGCGCGCAGGACGACAAGGCGGGCGCGCTGGCCGCGCTGCTGTTGCAGCTCAAGCTGGAGCTGCCGTTCGACCGCGTGGTCACCATCGGCACAGTGCTCGTCCCCATCCTGCTGGTCACCCTGGTCTTCACCAAGAACTTCGCAG aGGAGCCCATTTACTGCTACACGCCGCACAACTTCACCCGGGACCAGGCGCTGTACGCCCGCGGCTACTGCTGGACGGAGCTGCGGGACGCGCTGCCGGGTGTGGACGCCAGCCTGTGGCCATCGCTGTTTGAGCACAAGCTGCTGCCCTACTCGCTGTTGGCCTTCGCGGCCATCATGTACGTGCCCGCGCTGGGCTGGGAGTTCCTGGCATCCACGCGCCTCACCTCCGAGCTCAACTTCCTGCTTCAGGAGATCGACAACTGCTACCATCGGGCGGCCGAGGGCCGCGCGCCCAAGATCGAGAAGCAGATCCAGTCCAAGGGGCCCGGCATCACGGAGCGCGAGCGGCGCGAGATCATCGAGAACGCAGAGAAGGAGAAGAGCCCCGAGCAGAACCTGTTCGAGAAGTACCTGGAGCGCCGCGGCCGCAGCAACTTTCTAGCCAAGCTGTACCTAGCGCGGCACCTGCTCATCCTGCTGCTCAGCGTGGCGCCCATCTCCTACCTGTGCACCTACTACGCCACCCAGAAGCAGAACGAGTTCACCTGTGCGCTGGGCGCGGCCCCGGGAGGCGGGGGCCCGGCGGTGCGCGTCAGCTGCAAGCTGCCGTCCGTGCAGCTGCAGCGCATCGTGGCGGGCGTGGACATCGTGCTGCTCTGCTCCATGAACCTCATCATCCTCGTCAACCTCATCCACCTCTTCATCTTCCGCAAGAGCAACTTCATCTTCGACAAGCTGCACAAGGTGGGCATCAAGACGCGCCGGCAGTGGCGCCGCTCGCAGTTCTGCGACATCAACATCCTGGCCATGTTCTGCAACGAGAACCGCGACCACATCAAGTCGCTCAACCGGCTGGACTTCATCACCAACGAGAGCGACCTCATGTACGACAACGTGGTGCGGCAGCTGCTGGCCGCTCTCGCCCAGTCCAACCACGACGCCACGCCCACCGTGCGCGACGCGGGCGTGCAGACCGTGGACCCCAGCGCCAACCCCGCCGAGCCCGACGGCGCCGCCGAGCCGCCGGTGGTCAAGCGGCCCCGCAAGAAGATGAAGTGGATCCCCTCCAGCAACCCGCTGCCCCAGCCCTTCAAGGAGCCGCTGGCCATCATGCGCGTGGAGAACAGCAAGGCGGAGAAGCCCAAGCCCGTGCGCCGCAAGACGGCCACGGACACGCTGATCGCGCCGCTGCTGGACGCGGGCGCGCGCGCCGCGCATCACTACAAGGGCGGCGGGGGCGACGCGGGGTCCGCCCCAGACAAGAAGCACGCCCGCCACTTCTCCCTGGACGTGCACCCTTACGTCCTGGGCACCAAGAAGGCGAAGCCCGAGGCCGTGCCCGCCGCCCTGCCCGCCTCCCGGAGCCAGGACGGAGGCTTCCTGTCCCAGGCGGAGGAGTGCGCGCTGGGCCTGACCGCAGCACCCACCGCAG ACGCGCCCCTGCCGGAGAAGGAAATCCTGTTCCCAGCAGAGCCAGCCCTGGCCGCACTTCCCTCGGGGGGCCCTTTTCACGTCTGCTCGCCCCCTGCAGCCCCCGCCACGGCCCCGCTGTCCCCAGCCAGCCTGAGTAAGGCTGACCCTCTGGCCATTCTGAGCCGCAACGCCACTCACCCGCTGCTGCACATCAGCACCCTATACGAGGCCCGGGAGGAGGAGGACGGGGCCCCACGAGCACCCCCGGACGTGGGCGGCCTCATCACCATCCCCCCCCCACAGCAGATCCTCATCGCCACATTCGACGAGCCAAGGACAGTAGTGAGTACCGTGGAGTTCTGA